In Alkalihalobacterium alkalinitrilicum, a genomic segment contains:
- a CDS encoding PH domain-containing protein: protein MYFPSKKDLWLTLIIWGAILAMVVPAIIDQEVVGLFIALPIAFFMGWLWFATGYTIEDGFIKIKFGPFRKTVHIQDISKINKTKNPISSPALSLDRIEIIYGKFSDIVFISPRNECEFVQLLLQENPNSVLDEKLKDRLGK, encoded by the coding sequence ATGTATTTTCCATCTAAAAAAGACTTATGGTTAACGTTAATTATTTGGGGAGCGATTCTAGCGATGGTAGTTCCAGCGATTATCGACCAAGAAGTCGTTGGGCTATTCATTGCATTGCCGATTGCATTCTTTATGGGATGGTTATGGTTTGCTACAGGCTACACAATAGAAGATGGTTTTATCAAAATTAAATTTGGCCCATTTCGAAAAACGGTTCACATACAAGATATAAGTAAAATCAACAAAACAAAGAACCCCATTTCTTCACCAGCCTTATCACTTGATCGAATTGAGATTATCTACGGAAAATTTTCGGATATAGTGTTTATTTCTCCAAGAAATGAATGTGAATTTGTTCAATTATTATTACAGGAAAATCCAAATAGCGTTTTGGATGAAAAACTAAAAGATAGGCTAGGGAAGTGA
- a CDS encoding helix-turn-helix domain-containing protein, which translates to MGKGDVILHPVRMRIIQSLLKRSLTVQELMEWLPDIPQATLYRQLKVLTDNNVINISKERKVRGTFERTYSLNRDSATFSTSEAHELSKEEHMKYFITYFTSLMQGVEEYLESDELDLEKDGFGYCHIDLFLDDDEFTNLKKDLVAVVKRYSDNEPNRTRRRRTVATVFIPEREK; encoded by the coding sequence GTGGGGAAAGGAGATGTTATCTTACATCCAGTTAGAATGCGAATTATTCAATCATTATTAAAACGGTCATTGACAGTTCAAGAGCTAATGGAGTGGCTTCCTGATATTCCACAAGCTACATTATATAGGCAATTAAAGGTGTTAACAGATAACAATGTGATAAACATTTCAAAGGAGAGGAAGGTTAGAGGTACATTTGAACGAACATATTCATTAAACAGAGATTCTGCTACTTTTTCTACGTCAGAAGCCCATGAATTGAGTAAGGAAGAACATATGAAATATTTCATTACCTATTTTACCAGTCTGATGCAAGGTGTTGAAGAGTATTTAGAGAGTGATGAGTTAGATTTGGAGAAAGATGGGTTTGGTTATTGTCACATTGATTTATTTTTAGATGATGATGAGTTTACAAATTTAAAAAAGGACTTAGTTGCTGTGGTAAAAAGATATTCAGATAACGAACCAAATCGTACAAGGCGTAGAAGGACAGTTGCTACAGTTTTTATTCCTGAAAGGGAAAAATAA
- the gerQ gene encoding spore coat protein GerQ produces the protein MTFGNSSYYPMNNFPSFNQPTMMPSGAAQQPTSFPAGMPSGPAYSVPVVPMGTGQLLPIGRVEESFIENILRFNKGKVGTFYFTYQGNTEWNAMVYRGRVETAGRDHIIISDPASGKRYLLLMANLDWVEFDERINYPRMEISPDVTLDVSE, from the coding sequence ATGACTTTTGGAAATTCTAGTTATTATCCAATGAACAATTTTCCTAGTTTTAATCAACCTACCATGATGCCAAGCGGTGCCGCACAACAACCAACCAGCTTCCCAGCGGGTATGCCTTCTGGACCCGCGTATTCTGTGCCAGTGGTTCCGATGGGAACTGGGCAGCTGCTACCGATAGGAAGGGTAGAAGAATCATTTATCGAAAATATCCTGCGTTTCAACAAAGGCAAGGTTGGTACATTCTACTTTACTTACCAAGGGAACACTGAATGGAATGCAATGGTATACCGCGGGCGCGTTGAAACGGCTGGCCGTGACCATATTATCATCAGCGATCCTGCCAGCGGTAAACGCTACCTGCTGTTGATGGCAAATCTCGACTGGGTAGAATTCGATGAACGAATTAACTATCCTCGCATGGAAATAAGTCCAGATGTAACCTTGGACGTATCCGAGTAA
- a CDS encoding cell wall hydrolase, translating to MLAEAIGEGAEGMDLVGTVVANRVEADCEPDFRNLRTIRHAIYQTIPGTGIPHFEPVLNGALYTQRPTEADLQRARNLLQGHRNPRARMNLWFFNPSPGQAYREPCTATMPRSPMTQFDFAHKNHCFYVGVPGYCPEFYR from the coding sequence ATGCTGGCAGAGGCGATTGGTGAGGGAGCCGAAGGGATGGACTTGGTCGGGACGGTTGTGGCCAATCGGGTTGAGGCAGACTGTGAACCAGACTTCAGAAATTTACGCACTATCAGACATGCTATCTATCAAACGATACCAGGAACTGGAATTCCTCACTTCGAGCCTGTTTTAAATGGGGCATTGTATACACAGCGTCCCACAGAGGCAGACCTCCAGAGGGCTAGGAATTTGTTGCAGGGTCATAGGAATCCTCGAGCCCGTATGAATTTGTGGTTTTTTAATCCGAGTCCAGGGCAAGCATACCGTGAGCCTTGTACCGCCACGATGCCTAGATCGCCCATGACACAGTTCGATTTTGCACACAAGAATCATTGCTTCTATGTCGGTGTACCGGGCTACTGCCCAGAGTTTTATAGATGA
- a CDS encoding alpha/beta hydrolase: MMNRREERIKIEGKALLGATISFPESTEQKVPAALIIAGSGAGDRDGNMPKLPLNLYKMISDGLAEAGFISLRYDKRGVGESEGELNVAGLWDLVDDAESALQFLRNNTNVDQEQVYVLGHSEGTIIATALNERASLAGLILIAGAADTVGEATRYQRELAYEELNNESGIKGWLIKKLKITDKAEKKTQKIFDKMSTSDKDEIRVQLFAKLPAKWFREHFQFDLYGSMEKITCPVLAINGTKDIQTKVENVYKVPELVNGPSEIHEVEGMNHILRYQEGDVSIQKVKSAYQAQASDPLHPYLMQIITNWLESNQVGR, from the coding sequence ATGATGAATAGAAGAGAAGAACGAATTAAGATCGAAGGAAAAGCCTTGTTAGGTGCAACAATATCCTTTCCAGAATCGACTGAACAAAAGGTTCCAGCCGCTTTAATAATTGCAGGGTCTGGCGCAGGTGACCGAGATGGGAACATGCCTAAACTACCACTTAATCTTTATAAAATGATATCAGATGGATTAGCTGAAGCAGGATTTATTTCCCTCCGCTATGATAAAAGAGGTGTCGGAGAAAGTGAAGGGGAATTAAACGTAGCTGGATTATGGGATTTAGTTGATGATGCTGAAAGTGCATTACAGTTTTTAAGAAATAATACTAACGTTGATCAAGAGCAGGTATATGTGTTAGGTCATAGTGAAGGAACAATAATAGCTACGGCTCTTAATGAGAGAGCATCATTAGCAGGGTTAATTCTTATCGCAGGAGCTGCTGATACAGTAGGTGAAGCTACTAGATATCAGCGAGAATTAGCTTATGAAGAATTAAATAATGAGTCAGGAATCAAAGGGTGGCTAATTAAAAAATTAAAAATTACAGATAAAGCGGAAAAGAAAACTCAAAAGATTTTCGATAAGATGTCTACGAGTGACAAAGATGAAATTCGAGTTCAACTTTTTGCCAAGCTACCAGCTAAATGGTTTAGAGAGCATTTCCAATTTGACCTTTATGGTTCAATGGAAAAAATCACTTGTCCTGTCCTTGCAATCAATGGCACTAAAGATATACAAACGAAAGTTGAAAATGTCTATAAAGTACCTGAACTTGTTAATGGGCCATCGGAAATACATGAGGTTGAAGGGATGAATCATATTTTAAGGTATCAAGAAGGTGATGTTTCCATTCAAAAAGTAAAAAGTGCATATCAAGCGCAAGCGAGTGATCCATTACATCCATACTTAATGCAGATCATTACGAATTGGCTCGAGAGTAATCAGGTAGGGAGGTAA
- a CDS encoding IS1182 family transposase, with protein sequence MIQHQQVNLSPYMAIYDIVVPKDNVLRKINDLVDFSFVYEELVDKYCLDNGRNAIHPIRMFKYLLLKCIHNVSDIDIVERSKYDMSFKYFLDMAPEDPVIDPSSLTKFRKLRLKDVNLLDMLINKTVEIAIEKEIIKSKSIIVDATHTKSRYNQKSAKEVLIDRSKNLRKTIYQIDETMKSKFPTKTTSDVLEDQIEYCEKLIKVIEKEETICEFPKVKETLNLLKETIADDIEHLQLSKDEDAKTGHKTSDSAFFGYKTHISLSEERIITAAVITTGEKNDGKQLETLIEKSMEAGMEVDTVIGDAAYSEKGNIEYTKTNEMKLVAKLNPVVTQGNRKKEDEFEFNKDAGMYVCKAGHMAIRKARTGKKGVAKNQKHTYYFDIEKCKVCPLKDGCYKEGAKAKTYSVTIKSDVHTEQIAFQESDYFKEKSSERYKIEAKNSELKHRHGYDVASSSGLVGMEIQGAMAMFTVNLKRILKLIG encoded by the coding sequence ATGATTCAACATCAACAAGTAAACTTAAGTCCTTATATGGCGATTTATGACATAGTAGTACCGAAGGATAATGTTTTAAGAAAAATCAATGACTTAGTCGATTTTTCTTTTGTATATGAAGAATTAGTAGATAAATATTGCCTAGATAATGGACGTAATGCGATCCATCCTATTCGCATGTTCAAATACTTATTATTAAAATGTATCCACAACGTATCAGATATTGATATTGTCGAACGCTCAAAATATGATATGTCATTCAAATATTTTTTAGATATGGCGCCAGAAGATCCAGTGATTGATCCAAGTTCCTTAACGAAGTTTCGAAAACTGCGATTAAAGGATGTAAATTTATTAGACATGCTAATCAATAAAACTGTTGAGATCGCAATCGAAAAAGAAATTATAAAAAGTAAATCTATCATTGTAGATGCTACCCATACTAAGTCTCGTTACAACCAAAAATCAGCTAAAGAAGTGCTGATTGATCGCTCTAAAAATCTAAGAAAGACCATTTATCAAATAGATGAAACAATGAAAAGTAAATTCCCAACCAAAACAACATCAGATGTATTAGAAGATCAAATTGAGTATTGTGAAAAGCTAATTAAAGTCATTGAAAAAGAAGAGACTATCTGTGAATTCCCCAAGGTGAAAGAAACATTAAACCTACTTAAAGAAACGATAGCTGATGATATTGAACATCTACAATTATCCAAAGATGAAGATGCTAAAACAGGACATAAAACATCGGACTCAGCATTTTTTGGTTATAAAACACACATTTCCTTAAGTGAAGAAAGAATTATTACTGCAGCAGTTATCACAACAGGAGAAAAGAATGACGGAAAGCAACTAGAAACCTTAATTGAAAAAAGTATGGAAGCAGGTATGGAAGTTGATACTGTGATTGGTGATGCAGCTTATTCGGAAAAAGGAAATATTGAATATACAAAAACAAACGAAATGAAGTTAGTAGCTAAACTCAACCCTGTTGTCACTCAAGGTAATCGAAAAAAAGAAGATGAATTTGAGTTTAATAAAGATGCTGGTATGTATGTTTGTAAGGCTGGACACATGGCTATCAGGAAAGCACGAACTGGAAAAAAAGGTGTAGCGAAAAACCAAAAACACACATATTACTTTGATATAGAAAAATGTAAGGTGTGTCCATTAAAAGATGGCTGTTATAAGGAAGGAGCAAAAGCCAAAACATATTCTGTTACAATTAAATCGGATGTACACACAGAACAAATAGCTTTTCAAGAAAGTGATTACTTTAAAGAAAAATCCTCAGAGCGTTATAAAATAGAAGCAAAAAATAGTGAATTAAAACACCGGCACGGGTATGATGTAGCGTCATCTTCGGGTCTCGTTGGCATGGAGATTCAGGGAGCCATGGCTATGTTTACGGTGAATTTGAAAAGAATTCTGAAGTTAATTGGATAA